The Rhodopirellula halodulae sequence CACGGAGATCAACTGGCTGACGCGGCCGGCAAAGGCCATCCCACTTTGGGCATGTTCCGCCATCATCTGATTGCGTTCACTGAATGATTCCATGAACCAGTTGGCACCGGGAACACGGCTTTTGTTCATGGGATAGAAACACGCCGACGGCCAATCCGGGATCTCGGGCTGCAATCGATTGCGGTTCATCATTGGCAGTCGACGTTCGTACGCGGCGACTTTGGCGGCCAACTCGGGTGAGTCGGGAGTGTTCCCTTCCTTGATCAAGCGTTCGCGATATTCTTCGATCGAGGGAACGTATTCGCTGATTTCGCTGACGGAAACAAACGACCAAGCGGGCTCGACCAAGCGGCCGATCCCCGGTGTCATGATCGCTTGATGGATCCCGTCGACCTTGGCCGGATCGGGGTCCATGACCATGATCCCAAAGTCGCACTCGTGGCCGCTGATCCAATACGACGCCAACCGTTCCGGAACGTCATCGCCGCTGGGATGCAACGCGGCCAAGAACTGATCGCGGTGATGAGGTGCGATGGCTCCCTCAAACATTTCACGGCGGAATCGATAGAAGTAGTGCCCGCAGTGCCAACCTTGCTCTGGAATCACGCTGGGCTCGGGCAAGTTGGCGTGTCCGGGACGACCACCGCCGGGACGTCCGACACTGGCGGGTGGAC is a genomic window containing:
- the hemQ gene encoding hydrogen peroxide-dependent heme synthase, which codes for MSSDPSSSRPPAASAGGPPASVGRPGGGRPGHANLPEPSVIPEQGWHCGHYFYRFRREMFEGAIAPHHRDQFLAALHPSGDDVPERLASYWISGHECDFGIMVMDPDPAKVDGIHQAIMTPGIGRLVEPAWSFVSVSEISEYVPSIEEYRERLIKEGNTPDSPELAAKVAAYERRLPMMNRNRLQPEIPDWPSACFYPMNKSRVPGANWFMESFSERNQMMAEHAQSGMAFAGRVSQLISVGVGLDDWEWMVTLWGRNPQYLKDIVYKMRFDKASAKYAEFGPFYVGYKAGADDILKHCRLL